The following coding sequences lie in one Nocardioides sambongensis genomic window:
- the rfbB gene encoding dTDP-glucose 4,6-dehydratase, with the protein MQQILVTGGAGFIGSNFVHHLVRHTDASVTVLDKMTYAASREALDGLPSDRVSLVVGDIADPAVVDPLVAEHDAVVHYAAESHNDNSLADPSPFIRTNLIGTFTLLEAARRHDVRFHHVSTDEVYGDLELDDPAKFTPSTPYNPSSPYSASKAGSDHLVRAWVRSFGVRATISNCSNNYGPWQHVEKFIPRQITNLLAGGRVKLYGAGANVRDWIHTEDHSSAVLAILERGAIGETYLIGADGEKSNLEVVRMLLGLLGHAEDDFDQVTDRAGHDLRYAIDASKLRDELGWRPQYGDFAAGLSATVDWYRANEAWWRPKKGATEAAYAAKGQ; encoded by the coding sequence GTGCAGCAGATCCTGGTCACCGGCGGCGCCGGCTTCATCGGCTCGAACTTCGTCCACCACCTCGTCCGACACACGGACGCATCCGTCACGGTGCTCGACAAGATGACCTACGCCGCCAGCCGTGAGGCCCTCGACGGCCTCCCGTCCGACCGGGTCTCCCTCGTCGTCGGCGACATCGCCGACCCGGCCGTCGTCGACCCGCTGGTCGCCGAGCACGACGCGGTGGTCCACTACGCCGCCGAGTCACACAACGACAACTCGCTCGCCGACCCGTCGCCGTTCATCCGCACCAACCTCATCGGCACCTTCACCCTGCTCGAGGCGGCACGACGGCACGACGTCCGCTTCCATCACGTCTCCACCGACGAGGTCTACGGCGATCTCGAGCTCGACGATCCCGCGAAGTTCACCCCGAGCACGCCGTACAACCCGAGTAGCCCTTACTCGGCCTCCAAGGCGGGCAGCGACCACCTGGTCCGCGCCTGGGTGCGCAGCTTCGGAGTGCGGGCGACGATCTCCAACTGCTCCAACAACTACGGCCCCTGGCAGCACGTGGAGAAGTTCATCCCGCGCCAGATCACCAACCTCCTCGCCGGCGGACGGGTGAAGCTCTACGGTGCCGGCGCCAACGTACGCGACTGGATCCACACCGAGGACCACTCCTCCGCGGTGCTCGCGATCCTCGAGCGCGGCGCGATCGGCGAGACCTACCTGATCGGCGCGGACGGCGAGAAGTCGAACCTCGAGGTCGTCCGGATGCTGCTCGGCCTGCTCGGCCACGCCGAGGACGACTTCGACCAGGTCACCGACCGAGCCGGCCACGACCTGCGCTACGCCATCGATGCCTCCAAGCTGCGCGACGAGCTCGGCTGGCGCCCCCAGTACGGCGACTTCGCGGCCGGCCTCAGCGCGACCGTCGACTGGTACCGGGCCAACGAGGCCTGGTGGCGTCCGAAGAAGGGGGCCACCGAGGCCGCCTACGCCGCGAAGGGCCAGTGA
- a CDS encoding glycosyltransferase family 4 protein yields the protein MITQWYEPETGSAAHPTAIARAIHARGHDLKVLTGFPSYPQGAVHSGYSMSLRHHETRDGIQVMRVPDVPSHDQNAIRRALSLVSFAGAATANVGWLKDVDVILTYLTPATVGAAAWTLNRLHGVPYVLYVQDLWPETVTASGFIRNERMSSVVERSLTSMLRRLYSRAAGVVTISPSMAKTLSTRGARSEPISIPNWVEGDVFRPPAPGWTPQLPPGRTWMMYAGGIGDVQALHNSVRAMSLLSDRPDIGMAFVGDGVARAGLEQLARELDVHDRVTFLGPRPMEQMPALMAEAAAQVVSLLDLPLFRATIPSKVQASMACGAPVVCAVAGDAADLVTASGAGIAVLPESADALAAAFRDMADRGEEGRRQLGEAGLRAYRAQLSAEVGAAHLEQVLQTAARSR from the coding sequence ATGATCACCCAGTGGTACGAGCCTGAGACCGGCTCGGCGGCTCATCCGACCGCCATCGCCCGCGCCATCCACGCGCGGGGGCACGATCTGAAGGTGCTGACAGGCTTCCCTAGTTACCCCCAGGGCGCCGTCCACTCCGGCTACTCGATGAGTCTGCGTCACCACGAGACCCGGGACGGGATCCAGGTGATGAGGGTTCCAGACGTCCCCAGCCACGACCAGAACGCGATCCGGCGGGCGTTGAGTCTGGTGTCGTTTGCCGGTGCTGCCACAGCGAACGTGGGCTGGCTCAAGGACGTCGACGTGATTCTGACGTATCTGACTCCAGCAACGGTCGGCGCCGCGGCGTGGACGCTGAACCGACTGCACGGCGTTCCCTACGTGCTCTACGTACAAGACCTCTGGCCGGAGACGGTCACCGCGAGCGGGTTCATCCGCAACGAGCGGATGTCGTCGGTCGTCGAACGCTCTCTGACTTCCATGTTGCGTCGCCTTTACTCCCGCGCCGCGGGCGTCGTGACAATCAGCCCGTCCATGGCGAAGACCCTCTCCACGCGAGGCGCACGCAGTGAGCCGATCTCCATCCCCAACTGGGTTGAGGGCGACGTGTTCCGACCGCCGGCCCCCGGCTGGACTCCGCAACTCCCGCCTGGGCGCACCTGGATGATGTACGCCGGTGGCATTGGGGACGTCCAAGCGCTCCACAACTCCGTGCGAGCCATGAGCCTGCTCAGCGACCGTCCCGACATCGGCATGGCGTTCGTCGGCGACGGAGTGGCCCGCGCAGGCCTCGAGCAGTTGGCCCGTGAGCTCGACGTCCACGATCGTGTGACCTTCCTCGGCCCCCGGCCAATGGAGCAAATGCCCGCGCTGATGGCGGAGGCCGCCGCCCAAGTCGTGTCCTTGCTTGACCTTCCGCTTTTCCGCGCCACGATCCCCAGCAAGGTGCAGGCGTCGATGGCTTGCGGTGCTCCCGTCGTGTGCGCAGTCGCGGGTGACGCGGCCGACCTTGTGACCGCCAGCGGGGCGGGCATCGCTGTGCTTCCCGAGTCCGCGGACGCGCTGGCAGCAGCCTTCCGCGACATGGCGGACCGAGGCGAGGAGGGACGTCGCCAACTGGGCGAGGCAGGATTGCGGGCTTACCGGGCGCAACTATCTGCTGAGGTTGGTGCCGCCCACCTCGAGCAGGTACTGCAAACCGCGGCGAGGTCGCGATGA
- a CDS encoding dTDP-4-dehydrorhamnose 3,5-epimerase family protein, whose translation MDDAATASGAADLTVTETPVPGLLVVTLPVHHDDRGWFKENWQREKMVALGLPDFGPVQNNMSFNARRGATRGIHTEPWDKFVSVATGRVFAAWVDMREGTSFGATFSIELDPGTAVYVPRGVGNSYQALEDGTLYSYLVNDHWRPGISYPALHLADESAAIAWPIPWTPPRSRSPRRTSSTRASRTSSRSDRAGR comes from the coding sequence ATGGACGACGCAGCGACCGCGAGCGGCGCCGCCGACCTGACCGTCACCGAGACCCCGGTCCCCGGGCTCCTGGTCGTCACCCTGCCGGTCCACCACGACGACCGCGGCTGGTTCAAGGAGAACTGGCAGCGGGAGAAGATGGTCGCGCTCGGGCTGCCCGACTTCGGTCCGGTGCAGAACAACATGTCGTTCAACGCCCGCCGCGGCGCCACTCGCGGTATCCACACCGAGCCGTGGGACAAGTTCGTCTCGGTCGCCACCGGGCGGGTCTTCGCGGCCTGGGTGGACATGCGGGAGGGCACATCGTTCGGCGCCACGTTCAGCATCGAGCTCGACCCCGGCACCGCGGTGTACGTGCCACGCGGGGTCGGGAACTCCTACCAGGCGCTCGAGGACGGCACCCTCTACTCCTACCTGGTCAACGACCACTGGCGACCCGGGATCAGCTATCCCGCCCTGCACCTCGCCGACGAGTCCGCCGCGATCGCTTGGCCGATCCCCTGGACTCCCCCGAGGTCGAGGTCTCCGCGAAGGACCAGCTCAACCCGCGCCTCGAGGACGTCGAGCCGGTCCGACCGCGCCGGACGCTGA
- a CDS encoding polysaccharide biosynthesis protein, whose protein sequence is MQHHIGGMTARLRRFRVPLLIATDALAIVASYAALGILRYDAVQVPWDGLAIVCATALVVHFGVGWLVKLYRGRAIVASSEETVLLGGVAAVVSVLVSLINLLWEPQPVARLVPFGAAFASTAFMIVARAAWRRYAMRAGWVSGDNVQATLVVGAGDAGQQLVLSMLGTANSPYRPVAFLDDDPWRRHFRYEGVSVQGTLADLESAVEGYAVDTVVVAIPSAPSELVTELSDRCTALGVEVKVLPPVDEILGGRITIRDVRDINIADLLGRNAIETDISSVAHFLNGKRVLVTGAGGSIGSELARQISKWHPSELMMLDRDESGLHGVQLSIHGHALLDSPDVVLCDIRDADALNRIFDERRPEVVFHAAALKHLPMLEQYPLEAVKTNVIGTANVLEASRRVGVERFVNISTDKAADPTSVLGYSKRVAERLTADYARKDDGFYMSVRFGNVLGSRGSVLTTFAGQIAAGGPITVTHPDVTRYFMTIPEAVQLVLQAGAIGRDGEVLILDMGEPVKIDDVAKELIRQSGRRIEIVYTGLRDGEKMDEILRSDAELDHRPLHPLISHVQVEAVHTPDTLSILGCVSATRATEALKDLCDVMVSDSEMNESVNA, encoded by the coding sequence ATGCAGCACCACATCGGGGGGATGACGGCGCGCCTTCGCCGGTTCCGCGTCCCACTTCTGATCGCCACCGACGCGCTCGCGATCGTCGCCTCCTACGCCGCGCTCGGCATCCTGCGCTACGACGCGGTCCAGGTGCCGTGGGACGGGCTGGCGATCGTGTGTGCCACCGCTCTGGTCGTGCACTTCGGCGTCGGCTGGCTGGTGAAGCTCTACCGCGGTCGCGCCATCGTCGCGAGCAGCGAGGAGACGGTGCTGCTCGGCGGGGTGGCGGCGGTGGTCAGTGTCCTGGTCTCGTTGATCAACCTCCTGTGGGAGCCGCAGCCGGTGGCCCGGCTGGTGCCGTTCGGCGCTGCCTTCGCGTCGACCGCCTTCATGATCGTGGCGCGCGCCGCCTGGCGTCGTTATGCGATGCGCGCCGGCTGGGTCAGCGGGGACAACGTGCAGGCCACGCTGGTCGTCGGCGCCGGCGATGCCGGCCAGCAGCTCGTGCTCTCCATGCTCGGCACGGCGAACTCGCCCTACCGCCCGGTCGCCTTCCTCGACGACGACCCGTGGCGCCGGCACTTCCGCTACGAGGGTGTCAGCGTGCAGGGCACGCTGGCCGATCTGGAGTCCGCGGTCGAGGGCTACGCCGTGGACACCGTGGTCGTCGCGATCCCGTCGGCGCCCAGCGAGCTTGTCACCGAGCTGTCCGACCGTTGCACCGCGCTCGGGGTCGAGGTCAAGGTGCTGCCGCCGGTCGATGAGATCCTGGGCGGGCGGATCACCATCCGCGACGTCCGCGACATCAACATCGCCGACCTCCTCGGCCGCAACGCCATCGAGACCGACATCTCCTCGGTCGCGCACTTCCTCAACGGCAAGCGGGTGCTGGTCACCGGCGCCGGGGGCTCCATCGGCTCCGAGCTGGCCCGCCAGATCTCGAAGTGGCACCCGTCCGAGCTGATGATGCTGGACCGCGACGAGTCCGGCCTGCACGGCGTGCAGCTGTCGATCCACGGTCACGCCCTGCTCGACTCGCCCGACGTGGTGCTCTGCGACATCCGCGACGCCGACGCGCTGAACCGGATCTTCGACGAGCGCCGTCCGGAAGTCGTCTTCCACGCGGCCGCGCTCAAGCACCTCCCGATGCTGGAGCAGTATCCGCTGGAGGCCGTCAAGACCAACGTCATCGGCACGGCCAACGTGCTCGAGGCGTCCCGGCGGGTCGGGGTCGAGCGGTTCGTCAACATCTCCACCGACAAGGCCGCGGACCCCACCAGCGTGCTCGGCTACTCCAAGCGCGTCGCCGAACGCCTGACGGCGGACTATGCCCGCAAGGACGACGGCTTCTACATGAGCGTCCGGTTCGGGAACGTGCTCGGCAGCCGTGGCTCGGTCCTGACCACCTTCGCCGGCCAGATCGCCGCCGGTGGCCCGATCACGGTGACCCACCCCGACGTCACCCGCTACTTCATGACCATCCCCGAGGCGGTCCAGCTCGTGCTCCAGGCCGGCGCGATCGGCCGGGACGGCGAAGTGCTGATCCTCGACATGGGCGAGCCGGTCAAGATCGACGACGTCGCCAAGGAGCTGATCCGCCAGTCGGGTCGCCGCATCGAGATCGTCTACACCGGCCTGCGTGACGGGGAGAAGATGGACGAGATCCTGCGCTCCGACGCGGAGCTCGACCACCGCCCGCTGCACCCGCTGATCTCGCACGTGCAGGTCGAAGCGGTGCACACCCCCGACACCCTTTCGATCCTCGGCTGCGTGTCTGCGACTCGAGCGACGGAAGCCCTGAAGGACCTGTGCGACGTGATGGTGTCCGATTCCGAGATGAACGAAAGTGTCAACGCGTGA
- the wecB gene encoding non-hydrolyzing UDP-N-acetylglucosamine 2-epimerase, giving the protein MKVMTVVGTRPEIIRLARVIDRLDSTPGIEHVLVHTGQNYDHSLNQVFFDDLGLRAPDHYLGVDTSSLGAVLGGVLVGTEKVLLEEQPDALLVLGDTNSCIATVMAKRMRVPTFHMEAGNRCFDENVPEETNRRLVDHVADFNLAYTEHARRNLLAEGLHPRRIVVTGSPMREVLSTYRENIERSTVLEQLSLAPKKYFLVSAHREENVDSAPRLVQLIDCLKAVHREWQLPVIVSTHPRTRKRLAQVSLDTGADIRWMEPFGFHDYNNLQKNAACVLSDSGTIAEESSILGFPALTLRDSIERPEALDAGSIVMTGLDAADVVRTIGVLLREESTSIPQGYDIENTSQRVVRFILSTTKRHKQWAGVREL; this is encoded by the coding sequence ATGAAGGTCATGACCGTCGTCGGCACGCGCCCGGAGATCATCCGTCTGGCGCGGGTGATCGACCGTCTGGACTCGACTCCTGGCATCGAGCACGTGTTGGTGCACACCGGGCAGAACTACGACCACTCGCTCAACCAGGTCTTCTTCGACGACCTCGGCCTGCGGGCCCCCGACCACTACCTCGGCGTCGACACCAGCTCGCTGGGCGCGGTCCTCGGCGGGGTCCTTGTCGGCACGGAGAAGGTCCTGCTCGAGGAGCAGCCGGACGCCCTGCTGGTGTTGGGTGACACCAACTCCTGCATCGCGACGGTGATGGCGAAGCGGATGCGGGTGCCCACCTTCCACATGGAGGCTGGCAACCGCTGCTTCGACGAGAACGTGCCGGAGGAGACCAACCGTCGCCTCGTCGACCACGTCGCGGACTTCAACCTTGCCTACACCGAACACGCGCGCCGCAACCTGCTCGCCGAGGGCCTGCACCCGCGCCGGATTGTGGTCACCGGCTCACCTATGCGTGAGGTGTTGAGTACGTATCGTGAGAACATTGAAAGGTCAACCGTTCTTGAGCAGCTCTCGCTCGCTCCCAAGAAGTACTTTCTGGTCAGTGCGCACCGCGAAGAGAATGTAGACTCGGCCCCGCGCTTGGTGCAGTTGATCGATTGCCTCAAAGCCGTCCATCGAGAGTGGCAACTGCCGGTGATCGTTTCCACGCACCCCCGAACCCGAAAGCGACTTGCACAAGTTTCGCTGGATACCGGTGCTGACATACGTTGGATGGAGCCGTTCGGCTTCCATGACTACAACAATCTCCAAAAGAACGCCGCGTGTGTACTCTCCGACTCCGGCACGATCGCCGAGGAATCGTCGATTCTGGGATTCCCGGCACTAACTCTGCGTGACTCGATTGAGCGGCCCGAAGCACTTGACGCCGGATCGATTGTGATGACTGGTCTGGACGCCGCTGATGTTGTCCGTACCATCGGCGTACTGCTGCGTGAGGAATCAACGTCGATTCCGCAAGGGTACGACATTGAGAATACGTCCCAGAGGGTCGTGCGTTTCATACTGTCGACCACCAAGCGTCACAAGCAATGGGCCGGGGTCCGAGAGTTGTGA
- a CDS encoding polysaccharide biosynthesis protein, giving the protein MVRRLLAAGAEEVRVFSRDELKQHDLRVALDDPRVRFHIGDVRDRDSVDRAMRGAELVFHAAALKQVPSCEFFPMEAVQTNVIGSHNVIESADAHGVRSVVCLGTDKAAYPVNAMGMSKGLMEKVAQAFARNNPGSATTVSTVRYGNVMCSRGSVIPLFVEQLKRRRPLTLTDPDMTRFLMSLDEAVLLVEHAFTHAAPGDLFIRKAPASTVEVLARAVAKAMGVEAELQVIGTRHGEKLYETLATREELARSQDVGEYFRVSVDARDLNYGQYFDEGDEHESEIDDYHSHNTERLDVDGVVELLNGLPAFRALLATS; this is encoded by the coding sequence ATGGTGCGACGACTCCTGGCTGCGGGTGCCGAGGAGGTTCGAGTCTTCAGCCGGGATGAGTTGAAGCAGCACGACTTGCGGGTCGCGCTCGATGATCCGCGGGTGCGCTTCCACATCGGGGATGTGCGCGACCGTGACAGCGTCGACCGCGCCATGCGCGGAGCCGAACTGGTCTTCCACGCCGCCGCACTGAAGCAAGTTCCGTCGTGCGAGTTCTTCCCCATGGAAGCTGTCCAGACCAATGTCATCGGCAGCCACAACGTCATCGAGTCGGCGGACGCTCACGGCGTTCGTTCCGTGGTCTGCCTCGGCACCGACAAGGCTGCTTATCCGGTGAACGCGATGGGCATGTCCAAGGGACTGATGGAGAAGGTCGCCCAGGCCTTCGCCCGCAACAACCCCGGCTCGGCGACGACGGTCTCGACGGTCCGTTACGGCAACGTGATGTGCTCGCGCGGTTCGGTGATCCCGCTCTTCGTGGAGCAGCTCAAACGGCGGCGGCCGCTCACCCTGACCGACCCAGACATGACACGCTTCCTGATGTCGCTGGACGAGGCGGTGCTGCTAGTGGAGCACGCCTTCACCCACGCTGCTCCCGGCGATCTCTTCATCCGCAAGGCGCCCGCTTCGACGGTCGAGGTGCTGGCGCGTGCGGTGGCGAAGGCAATGGGAGTGGAGGCCGAGCTCCAGGTCATCGGCACTCGACACGGCGAGAAGTTGTACGAGACGCTGGCGACGCGTGAGGAACTGGCCCGCTCGCAAGACGTGGGGGAGTACTTCCGCGTGTCCGTCGATGCGCGCGACCTCAACTACGGCCAGTACTTCGACGAGGGCGACGAGCACGAGTCGGAGATAGACGACTACCACTCGCACAACACCGAGCGCCTCGACGTCGACGGTGTGGTCGAGCTCCTCAACGGCCTGCCGGCCTTCCGGGCGCTGCTGGCCACTAGCTGA
- a CDS encoding NAD-dependent epimerase/dehydratase family protein, protein MSVVGVLGGSGFVGAHVVRALERDGVEARIVKSPRLSTSGRDLAAVTADLDRPERAGVVQELRERLLGCSAVVNAAGLATATAHGDDLFGANSLLPGVVARALCSDVRLVHVSSAAVQGRRAPLDESEVYEPFSPYSASKVVGEQIMLSSHRNAVCYRPTSVHGPGRAVTERLARLLGSPAASVAGTGDDPTPQVLVENVGDVAKFLALVPSPVPRIVLHPSEGLTTSELVRRLGGREPRHVPVSVARAVIVSARTVGSRSARAAGEARRLEMLWFGQAQEPGWLEGRWSAPQSLEAWKELR, encoded by the coding sequence ATGAGCGTCGTCGGCGTCCTTGGCGGCAGCGGGTTCGTGGGCGCACACGTGGTGCGCGCGCTCGAACGGGATGGAGTCGAGGCGCGGATCGTGAAGTCACCGCGGCTCAGTACCTCTGGCCGCGACCTCGCGGCGGTGACGGCAGACCTCGACCGCCCTGAACGAGCCGGCGTAGTGCAGGAGCTGCGCGAACGGCTGCTCGGCTGCTCGGCAGTGGTCAACGCCGCCGGCCTAGCGACTGCCACCGCTCACGGTGACGACCTGTTCGGCGCCAACTCGCTGCTTCCCGGAGTTGTCGCGCGGGCGCTGTGTAGTGACGTTCGCTTGGTCCACGTCAGTTCCGCCGCCGTGCAGGGTCGACGCGCACCACTTGACGAATCGGAGGTCTATGAGCCATTTAGCCCGTACTCCGCCTCGAAGGTCGTTGGCGAACAGATCATGCTCAGCTCCCACAGGAACGCCGTCTGTTATCGACCGACGTCGGTACACGGACCCGGGCGGGCGGTGACCGAGCGGCTCGCACGGTTGCTGGGCAGCCCGGCCGCTTCCGTCGCAGGTACTGGTGACGACCCAACCCCGCAAGTCCTAGTCGAAAACGTCGGAGATGTGGCGAAGTTCCTCGCGCTGGTCCCGTCGCCGGTGCCTCGGATAGTCCTCCACCCTTCGGAGGGTCTGACGACTTCGGAACTAGTCCGGCGACTCGGCGGTCGGGAGCCACGTCACGTGCCGGTCTCCGTAGCCCGAGCCGTCATTGTCTCCGCACGGACGGTAGGCAGCCGGAGCGCCCGTGCCGCAGGAGAGGCGCGCCGGCTCGAGATGTTGTGGTTTGGTCAGGCTCAAGAGCCTGGCTGGCTTGAGGGACGCTGGAGCGCTCCCCAGTCGTTAGAAGCGTGGAAGGAACTGAGATGA
- a CDS encoding MraY family glycosyltransferase encodes MVPFLLSFVLCLALVGILIPVLRRAQFMDVPNHRSSHSASVPRGGGFSVILTLALMLLVFGRDGDGWGVVLAAMLVMTGVGLVDDLRSLGSGIRLTLQLAAGVALAVWAVHAGVSLWWAPALVIGVAGYINAFNFMDGVNGISGLTGAVVGGWWWAVGAAHDLGLVTVLGAALLGASLGFLPWNAPRAKVFLGDVGSYGIGLVVVALSVVAWVGGVDRWMAAAPLVVYCADTGWVLLKRVRGGRSLTEAHREHAYQRLTDAGWPHLASAGFCAAAGAAVCAASLLAEESLGLAVALGAAAVAAYLAAPSVLVRKRVQA; translated from the coding sequence ATGGTCCCGTTCCTCCTCTCCTTCGTCCTCTGCCTGGCGCTGGTCGGCATACTCATCCCGGTGCTGCGTCGTGCGCAGTTCATGGACGTCCCTAACCATCGTTCGTCGCACTCCGCCTCGGTGCCGCGTGGCGGCGGATTTTCGGTGATCCTCACGCTGGCGCTGATGCTGCTGGTCTTCGGCCGCGACGGCGACGGGTGGGGCGTGGTCCTGGCGGCGATGCTGGTGATGACCGGGGTCGGACTGGTCGACGACCTGCGGAGCCTGGGGAGCGGCATACGGCTGACGTTGCAGTTGGCTGCGGGCGTCGCGCTCGCTGTCTGGGCCGTTCACGCGGGGGTCTCACTGTGGTGGGCGCCGGCCCTGGTGATCGGTGTCGCGGGCTACATCAACGCGTTCAACTTCATGGACGGCGTCAACGGCATCTCCGGCCTGACCGGAGCGGTTGTTGGCGGATGGTGGTGGGCCGTGGGCGCCGCGCACGATCTCGGGCTCGTGACCGTTCTCGGCGCGGCCCTGCTGGGGGCTTCACTCGGATTTCTGCCATGGAACGCGCCGCGGGCGAAGGTTTTCCTGGGCGACGTCGGCAGCTACGGCATCGGTCTGGTCGTCGTCGCGCTGTCCGTTGTGGCGTGGGTCGGCGGTGTCGACCGCTGGATGGCAGCGGCACCGCTGGTTGTCTACTGCGCCGACACGGGCTGGGTGTTGCTCAAGCGTGTCCGAGGTGGCCGTTCCTTGACCGAGGCGCACCGCGAGCATGCCTATCAGCGTCTGACCGATGCCGGCTGGCCGCACCTGGCCTCGGCAGGATTCTGCGCGGCGGCGGGTGCGGCGGTCTGCGCGGCCTCCCTGCTGGCTGAGGAATCGCTGGGTCTGGCCGTGGCGCTGGGTGCTGCAGCGGTGGCGGCATACCTCGCGGCACCGTCGGTTCTCGTACGGAAGAGGGTGCAGGCGTGA
- a CDS encoding polysaccharide biosynthesis C-terminal domain-containing protein: protein MRVGITGGFGFLGWHTSCRLQAVHGVEAVRLGRGDFADPERLAAALTGVDTVLHIAGINRADTEETVEQGNVDLAETLVEALRANDRPVDVVYANSVQADLNNAYGRGKAQAAGLLARSAHATGGHFADLLLPNLYGEHGRPGYNSFVATFAHEVAAGRTPTVSGDREIPLLHAQDAAAALIAAAGSDVRETIPAEAVRISRVLELFEEFYALYHQRGEVPDISTPLLRNLFNTYRAAAFPEMWPLSAQVHADNRGDLFETVRAHGGPGMAFMSTTLPGQKRGEHYHLHKVERFFVVKGEAEIELRQLFHDEVVRFRLSGDTPSFVDMPTLWVHNIRNVGDTELVTMFWADQLLDPVNPDQYPETIAQEASA, encoded by the coding sequence ATGAGGGTCGGGATCACCGGGGGCTTCGGCTTCCTCGGCTGGCACACGTCGTGCCGGCTGCAGGCTGTGCACGGCGTAGAGGCCGTGCGACTGGGCCGTGGCGACTTCGCCGACCCCGAGCGCCTGGCTGCTGCGCTGACCGGGGTCGACACGGTGCTGCACATCGCCGGGATCAACCGGGCCGACACCGAGGAGACGGTCGAGCAAGGCAATGTGGACCTTGCGGAGACCCTGGTCGAAGCCCTGCGTGCCAACGATCGGCCCGTCGATGTCGTCTACGCCAACTCCGTGCAGGCCGACCTGAACAACGCCTACGGCCGCGGCAAGGCTCAAGCGGCGGGTCTCCTGGCTCGGTCGGCACACGCGACCGGTGGACACTTCGCGGACCTCCTGCTGCCCAACTTGTACGGCGAGCACGGCAGACCGGGCTACAACTCATTCGTGGCAACGTTCGCCCATGAGGTGGCCGCGGGCCGCACGCCGACCGTGAGTGGTGACCGCGAGATCCCGCTTCTGCACGCCCAGGACGCAGCGGCCGCACTGATTGCGGCCGCCGGCAGCGACGTGCGGGAGACAATCCCAGCCGAGGCCGTCAGAATCAGCCGCGTGTTGGAACTGTTCGAGGAGTTCTACGCGCTTTACCACCAGCGCGGTGAGGTACCCGATATCTCGACACCGCTGCTGCGCAACTTGTTCAACACCTACCGGGCGGCGGCGTTCCCCGAGATGTGGCCGCTGTCGGCGCAGGTGCACGCGGACAACCGAGGAGATCTGTTCGAGACTGTCCGCGCTCACGGTGGTCCAGGCATGGCGTTTATGTCGACCACGCTACCCGGCCAGAAGCGCGGCGAGCACTACCACCTGCACAAGGTGGAGAGGTTCTTCGTGGTGAAGGGCGAGGCGGAGATCGAACTGCGCCAGCTGTTCCACGACGAGGTCGTCCGTTTCCGTCTGAGCGGGGACACGCCGTCATTTGTCGACATGCCCACCCTGTGGGTGCACAACATTCGTAATGTCGGCGACACGGAGCTCGTCACGATGTTCTGGGCGGACCAGTTGCTCGACCCTGTCAACCCGGACCAGTACCCCGAGACGATTGCCCAGGAGGCATCCGCATGA